From a single Sinorhizobium sp. RAC02 genomic region:
- a CDS encoding CvpA family protein yields MPITILDGIVIGVALFSAVLAMVRGFSREVLSVASWVGAAAAAYFLYPVLLPYAKDYTTSDTVAMVGSAAAVFLVALIVISFITMRIADFIIDSRIGALDRTLGFLFGAARGILLVVVAMLFFNWLVAPQQQPGWVTTAKSKPLLDNLGSRLVALLPEDADATIIDRLRGKPAEGAPAEGGAEDPDAATGGTGQGTGQTPAEEVPATNG; encoded by the coding sequence ATGCCCATCACAATTCTCGACGGTATCGTCATCGGTGTCGCGCTGTTCTCGGCGGTGCTGGCGATGGTGCGCGGTTTCTCGCGCGAAGTGCTTTCCGTCGCAAGCTGGGTGGGTGCCGCGGCAGCCGCCTATTTCCTCTATCCGGTCCTCCTGCCCTACGCGAAGGACTACACGACGAGTGACACGGTCGCGATGGTCGGCTCCGCCGCCGCCGTCTTCCTCGTCGCGCTCATCGTGATCTCGTTCATCACCATGCGCATTGCGGACTTCATCATCGACAGCCGCATCGGCGCGCTCGACCGCACGCTCGGCTTCCTGTTCGGTGCCGCCCGCGGCATCCTGCTTGTCGTCGTCGCCATGCTGTTCTTCAACTGGCTGGTGGCACCGCAGCAGCAGCCGGGCTGGGTCACCACGGCGAAATCGAAGCCGCTGCTCGACAATCTCGGCTCGCGCCTCGTGGCGCTCCTGCCGGAGGATGCCGATGCGACGATCATCGATCGCCTGCGCGGCAAACCGGCCGAAGGAGCGCCGGCCGAGGGCGGCGCGGAGGATCCGGATGCAGCCACCGGCGGCACGGGCCAAGGTACGGGCCAGACGCCGGCCGAAGAGGTTCCGGCAACGAACGGATAA
- the purF gene encoding amidophosphoribosyltransferase, which produces MSDFLFPGRHDDDLDGDTLHEECGVFGILGHPEAATLTALGLHALQHRGQEAAGIVCFDGKQFHTEKHMGLVGDHYTNPATLAKLPGNMAIGHTRYSTTGEVALRNVQPLFAELEVGGIAVAHNGNFTNGLTLRRQLIAGGAICQSTSDTEVVLHLIARSRYTSTTDRFIDAIRQMEGGYSMLGITRTKLIAARDPTGIRPLVMGELDGKPIFASETCALDIIGAKYIRDVENGEIIVCEIQPDGSITIEAKKSGNAQPERLCLFEYVYFARPDSVVGGRSVYVARKNMGINLAKEHPVDGDVVVPVPDGGTPAALGYAQQSGIPFEYGIIRNHYVGRTFIEPTQQIRAFGVKLKHSANRAMIDGKRVILVDDSIVRGTTSLKIVQMIRDAGAKEVHIRVASPMIFYPDFYGIDTPDRDKLLANQYNDVKAMAKHIGADSLEFISIDGLYRAVGGEDRNNARPQFTDHYFTGDYPTRLLDKEGETMGRKISVMASNG; this is translated from the coding sequence ATGAGCGATTTCCTGTTTCCCGGCCGCCACGACGACGATCTCGACGGCGACACGCTTCATGAAGAGTGCGGCGTCTTCGGCATTCTCGGCCATCCGGAAGCCGCGACGCTGACGGCGCTCGGCCTGCACGCGCTGCAGCATCGCGGCCAGGAGGCGGCGGGCATCGTCTGCTTCGACGGAAAGCAGTTCCATACCGAAAAGCATATGGGTCTCGTCGGCGACCACTATACCAACCCGGCAACGCTCGCGAAGCTGCCCGGCAACATGGCGATCGGCCATACGCGCTACTCCACCACCGGCGAAGTCGCACTGCGCAATGTGCAGCCGCTGTTTGCGGAACTGGAAGTCGGCGGCATTGCCGTCGCCCATAACGGCAACTTCACCAACGGCCTGACGCTGCGGCGCCAGCTCATTGCCGGCGGCGCCATCTGTCAGTCGACCTCCGATACGGAAGTCGTGCTCCACCTCATCGCCCGCTCGCGCTACACCTCCACGACGGACCGCTTCATCGATGCGATCCGCCAGATGGAAGGCGGCTATTCCATGCTCGGCATCACCCGCACCAAGCTGATCGCCGCCCGTGATCCCACGGGCATCCGCCCGCTCGTCATGGGCGAACTCGACGGCAAGCCGATCTTCGCTTCGGAAACCTGCGCGCTCGACATCATCGGCGCGAAATACATCCGCGACGTCGAGAACGGCGAGATCATCGTCTGCGAAATCCAGCCGGACGGCTCGATCACCATCGAGGCGAAGAAGTCGGGCAATGCGCAGCCGGAACGGCTCTGCCTTTTCGAATATGTCTATTTCGCCCGTCCCGATTCGGTCGTCGGCGGCCGCAGCGTTTATGTCGCGCGCAAGAACATGGGCATCAACCTCGCCAAGGAACATCCGGTCGACGGCGACGTCGTCGTGCCGGTTCCGGATGGCGGCACGCCGGCAGCGCTCGGCTATGCCCAGCAGAGCGGCATCCCGTTCGAATACGGCATCATCCGCAACCATTATGTCGGCCGCACCTTCATCGAGCCGACGCAGCAGATTCGCGCTTTCGGCGTGAAGCTGAAGCATTCCGCCAACCGCGCGATGATCGACGGCAAGCGCGTTATCCTCGTCGACGATTCCATCGTGCGCGGCACGACGTCGCTAAAGATCGTGCAGATGATCCGCGATGCCGGCGCCAAGGAAGTGCATATCCGCGTCGCCAGCCCGATGATCTTCTACCCGGACTTCTACGGCATCGACACGCCGGACCGCGACAAGCTGCTGGCCAACCAGTACAACGACGTCAAGGCGATGGCGAAGCATATCGGTGCGGATTCGCTGGAGTTCATCTCCATCGACGGCCTCTACCGCGCCGTCGGCGGCGAAGACCGCAACAACGCCCGTCCGCAGTTTACCGACCACTACTTCACCGGCGACTATCCGACGCGCCTCCTTGACAAGGAAGGCGAGACGATGGGACGGAAGATTTCGGTAATGGCAAGCAACGGATAA
- a CDS encoding SDR family NAD(P)-dependent oxidoreductase, translating into MSIDLTDRIALVTGASRGIGYFTALELAKAGAHVVACARTVGGLEELDDAIKAVGGSATLVPFDLADMAAIDKLGGSIFERWGKLDILVANAGVLGTISPIGHVEAKVFEKVMTINVTATWRLIRSVEPLLMKSDAGRAVILSSSAAHKCKPFWGPYSASKAAVEALARTWAGETQRTALRITSVDPGATRTAMRAQAVPGEDPTTVQHPSDVAKAILPLVAPGYTETGKLFDMRQGRLLDYRLPE; encoded by the coding sequence ATGAGCATCGACCTCACAGACCGCATCGCGCTGGTCACCGGCGCGTCGCGCGGGATCGGCTATTTCACTGCCCTCGAACTGGCCAAGGCCGGCGCTCATGTCGTCGCCTGCGCCCGCACCGTGGGCGGGCTTGAAGAACTGGACGATGCGATCAAGGCCGTCGGCGGCTCCGCGACGCTGGTGCCTTTCGACCTGGCCGACATGGCAGCGATCGACAAGCTCGGCGGCTCGATCTTCGAGCGCTGGGGCAAGCTCGACATCCTGGTCGCCAATGCCGGCGTGCTCGGCACGATCTCGCCGATCGGCCATGTCGAGGCGAAGGTTTTCGAAAAGGTGATGACCATCAACGTCACCGCGACGTGGCGGCTGATCCGCTCGGTTGAGCCACTGCTCATGAAATCCGACGCCGGCCGCGCCGTCATCCTGTCGTCGAGCGCCGCGCACAAGTGCAAGCCCTTCTGGGGCCCCTACTCCGCCTCCAAGGCGGCCGTCGAGGCTCTGGCCCGCACCTGGGCCGGCGAGACGCAGCGCACGGCATTGCGCATCACCTCGGTCGATCCCGGCGCCACCCGCACCGCCATGCGCGCGCAGGCCGTGCCCGGTGAAGACCCGACAACCGTGCAGCATCCGTCGGATGTGGCGAAGGCCATTCTGCCGCTCGTCGCCCCGGGTTACACCGAGACCGGCAAGCTCTTCGACATGCGCCAGGGCCGCCTGCTGGATTACCGCCTGCCGGAGTGA
- a CDS encoding transglycosylase SLT domain-containing protein: MRCVLIVVLLLLAGCASVPRQTRDACAIFEQRDGLFDNWRRAANRAEREYGVPVAVLMATIYTESGFRHNARPPRTKLLGFIPWKRQSTALGFSQALDGTWARYKRETGRWMAKRTDFGDAIRFIGWYHSESHRKNGIALNDTYRLYIAYYHGHAGYKRGNWSGTAKTGGKRAADMAALYTRQLKNCGSW, translated from the coding sequence ATGCGTTGCGTATTGATCGTCGTCCTCCTGCTGCTTGCCGGATGTGCGTCCGTGCCCCGCCAGACGCGGGACGCCTGTGCCATCTTCGAGCAGCGCGACGGCCTATTCGATAATTGGCGGCGAGCCGCCAACCGTGCCGAGCGGGAATACGGCGTGCCCGTTGCCGTGCTTATGGCGACGATCTACACGGAGTCCGGCTTCCGGCATAATGCGCGCCCGCCGCGCACAAAACTCCTCGGCTTCATTCCGTGGAAACGCCAGTCGACGGCGCTGGGCTTCTCCCAGGCGCTGGACGGCACCTGGGCGCGCTACAAGCGCGAGACGGGCCGCTGGATGGCCAAACGCACCGATTTCGGCGATGCGATCCGCTTCATCGGCTGGTACCACAGCGAGAGCCACCGCAAGAACGGGATAGCCCTTAACGACACCTACCGGCTCTACATCGCCTATTATCACGGCCATGCCGGCTACAAGCGCGGCAACTGGAGCGGCACGGCGAAGACGGGCGGGAAGCGGGCGGCGGATATGGCCGCCTTGTATACGCGCCAGCTCAAGAACTGCGGTTCCTGGTAA
- a CDS encoding branched-chain amino acid ABC transporter substrate-binding protein yields the protein MKKPIFAGALLAASVAFAPLAHADIVIGLIAPLTGPVAAYGDQVKNGAEAAVAQINKNGGILGEQVVLKLADDGGEPKQGVSAANQIVGEGIRFVVGPVTSGVAIPASDVLAENGILMVTPTATAPDLTARGLTNVLRTCGRDDQQADVAAAYVLAKFKDKKVAVIHDKGAYGKGLADAFKAAINKGGITEALYDSVTPGEKDFSALLTRLKADGVEVIYFGGYHPEGGLLARQLKDLSINATIIGGEGLSNSEYWAIGNEAAAGTLFTNASDALKSPDSQAAVAVLKEKGIPPEAFTLNAYAAVEVLKAGIEKAGSAEDAAAVATALKSGEAVPTAIGKLTYGENGDLTSQSFSLFKWEDGKIVAAE from the coding sequence ATGAAGAAGCCAATTTTCGCCGGAGCCCTGCTCGCGGCTTCCGTCGCCTTCGCGCCACTCGCCCACGCAGACATCGTCATCGGCCTCATTGCGCCGCTCACCGGCCCGGTCGCCGCCTATGGCGACCAGGTCAAGAACGGCGCCGAAGCTGCCGTCGCCCAGATCAACAAGAACGGCGGCATCCTCGGCGAGCAGGTCGTGCTGAAGCTGGCGGATGACGGCGGCGAACCCAAGCAGGGCGTTTCGGCCGCCAACCAGATCGTCGGCGAAGGCATCCGCTTCGTCGTCGGACCGGTCACGTCCGGCGTTGCCATCCCGGCCTCCGACGTGCTGGCTGAAAACGGCATTCTGATGGTTACCCCAACGGCAACCGCACCGGACCTGACGGCCCGCGGCCTCACCAACGTGCTGCGCACCTGCGGCCGCGACGACCAGCAGGCGGATGTCGCCGCTGCCTACGTTCTTGCCAAGTTCAAGGACAAGAAGGTCGCCGTGATCCATGACAAGGGCGCCTACGGCAAGGGCCTGGCGGACGCATTCAAGGCCGCGATCAACAAGGGCGGCATCACCGAAGCGCTCTATGATTCGGTTACCCCCGGCGAGAAGGATTTCAGCGCGCTCCTGACCCGTCTCAAGGCTGACGGCGTCGAAGTCATCTATTTCGGCGGCTACCATCCGGAAGGCGGCCTGCTCGCCCGCCAGCTGAAGGACCTTTCGATCAACGCAACGATCATCGGCGGCGAAGGCCTGTCGAACAGCGAATACTGGGCAATCGGCAACGAAGCTGCTGCCGGTACGCTCTTCACCAACGCGTCCGACGCGCTGAAGAGCCCCGACTCCCAGGCCGCCGTGGCCGTGCTGAAGGAAAAGGGCATTCCGCCGGAAGCCTTCACGCTTAACGCCTATGCCGCCGTCGAAGTGCTGAAGGCCGGCATCGAGAAGGCTGGCAGCGCGGAAGACGCTGCTGCCGTCGCCACCGCTCTGAAGTCCGGCGAAGCGGTCCCGACCGCCATCGGCAAGCTCACCTATGGTGAAAACGGCGACCTGACCTCGCAGAGCTTCTCGCTGTTCAAGTGGGAAGACGGCAAGATCGTCGCCGCCGAGTAA